The following DNA comes from Gambusia affinis linkage group LG21, SWU_Gaff_1.0, whole genome shotgun sequence.
attttataagttttaagaaaaatgaagcaatttcaccaacaaaaaactaaaaagcgtggtgtacttttttttcagctttattctGATTCCTCCAAAGCCCATTGCCTTCAATTAAGCTTCAAAAGTAGCTTAACTGTAAATTGTAAGAATGTAAAAAGAGTCCACCTGTGCCCAATTTAATCTCTGCATCAAAGGAGCTTGTTGTAATTCACTGATCTCTAAATGTTGATTAAAAGTAATTGTTCCATTGACTGTTTCGCTTATTACACTActtattaaaatgtcttgttataaatgaaaaaatctgccaatggaactaggacttttccatcaatattaagaaattcttgacttgaaacaagctccAATATTAAAGTCTATAGTTTGGTGTGCACAGGGAATCAGCCTCTTTTACTCTAATGCACCTAAATAAATCTGGTGCACTAATTCTATTCCAGGACTCAGCATCTTAGTACACAGATGACAGATCTCAtgtaatctcagtataaatgtAGCTGTTGTTCGAAGGCCTCTGAGGTTTGTTAGAAGAAAATTGTATAGATGTTTAAATGGGGCGCTGTTATGTCTTCTCCAAGCGCATAGTGCCTCAATCAAGTAGCTAGGTTACCTTCAGTTATTGTGTAAATGTGATATacgtcaaatatgacttaaacgaaatttgtctttgcaatttaacaccttgaaattgggccactgtctctttaagtaaATTGTACACAGTCTGTCCAGCACGCTGTTGTGTGATTGATAGACCAGCAGAGGAGCTACTACTTAGAGATAAAGATGACTttatagacttttttttttttagaatcttTTTCAAAGCTTTGTGCTTGAAGTTTAATAATTTACTgtacacaaatgtttttatagtgAAGACATACAAACTAATAAAGTTAAAGTACAGAACAGTGAAAACAAGCAGGTGTAAAAGTACAAGaagaagaacatttaacacaagaaaaatgtaattttctacataaaaaaaaaactttatccaAAAAAGTTGCTAGTTGTGTTATGGCTATATCACTTATATTATCCATTTGTGCAGCAATTTGTCTTAGGATTTGTCCAAGatgtcttcctcttcttttgaaAAGCTTCATCAGGTTGTCAAAATGGAGATCCAGCTGAGGCAAGAACTTTGACTGAAGTGGTATGGTGGTAATTCTCTTAAACTCAACTCAAACTCTCAAACTCATTCCCAACTACAAAAGAATAATATTTAGATCACTTACCTACCGTAATTGGTGTGCCTCCAAAGATTTGTCTTGCGTTCTCGTGGCTGAATAGTCAGGAGAAACTACACGGCAATCGtgatatctttaaaattatCTTGTTTGGCTTCTTATTGGTTAAGATTCAAAAGACCACTCTTACCATTTTCCactcatatttaattattatctTTTGACATATTGCATCATTTCCGGTGATGATAAAACATGATTACAATGGTTTTAGTAAACTAATTTAATCATGTCAaatcatccgtccatccatccattttctgtacaccctcgTCCCTTAGAGAGGTTGGGAGGGATCATGTTaagtcaatataaaaaaaaaattgtttcattatTGTTGGTAATTAAGTAAATGGTTCTTTATTCAACTGTGTAAATATAAGAAACATGACTGTCTTGTGTAGTACttacttattttgtttgtgcaaattCAAAGACCACTCAATTCtcattttttcagtgtattaCCTGACCATCATGAACACCAAAGAACATATCATAGAGCTCagagataaagttgtggagCTTGCAGGCTGGAAAATTGTGCACTCTATAAATTCTGCATTCATGTAATAGGCAGGAAGGTTTTGGCTTATATTTGTTTATGTGAATATGAGTACTGATGTGCTTTACTCAACAGTTTAGGaggatatcttttttttttttttttttttttgtctgcttctgaaataaattacaaacacGTGTTTGTGTCCTAAAACATTTTACCCATTGAAATCCTCATCCTCATAAAATCTACCACCAGGGGGTACACTGAAGCAACTTGCTACGTTTAACACCTACACATTTAAATGCAGTCACAGTTTTCTCGCTCATtgaaagctgaaaaagaaatatcctTTTAACTGTAAAGACGAGCTCTGTCCTGCCTGGCCAACCGTGTCTCGTGTAAACTATGTGAAAGCTAGtcataacttcctgttttctccagCAACCATATAAATAAGCAGAGATCCACACTCGctcgcgcacacacacacacacgcacgcatatATAAACATACCCCTGCTGACCCAAACCAGGCCTAACTGAGCTCTGCCAGCTCCTCTCATGTGGTCTCCCTTTGACGCTAGCTGGTCTGACTGCTCGAGCAGTTTCTCCTCACAGCTGCTCGCCATCCCCTGGCTTGATGAAaggctgtctgtctgtcagcgCTGGGACAAACACAAAGGGACCTTGCCACATATGTAATTAGCCTTGCTTCACTGCGATTATAGATCATCGGGAGAAGGACTCTTTCATTGTAATTTGTCCGTCCCGAAATAGGAAAGTTGACAGGGAGACCACAGAATGCCGGATGGCTGCCATCTATGAAAAAAAGACTCagactttaattttgaaacttatttaattttaatcaaaatagtCTTTCATTTATCCATTGCATCAGAGTTGATTGATATGTACATGATTTGTTAAAAGCTGCGTACACATGGAGAGGTTGTGATTGATCAGTGCAGTGAACCCAGCAAGACAATAACAAagcttagttttgttttcttcaaggGTTTTCCTTCAGTCTTTTCCAGAAGACACAGGCTCTTTCAAGCCAAATGTCGACACGCTTTGCCCATCCCACTCGGTTGTCTAAGAGTGCACAGAAGAAGAGTAGCTAACGTTTCTGTTGGCAGGTGGCAAGAACCCAGTTTGGATGCAATTTTTGACAGTTCGGAAAGTGAAGCAGTCTTCAGGgtcattgtttttaatctagACTTTTTTTATGCAAAGATGCGAATATGTgaggacattaaaaaaaaaaataaaataaaaaataaaaaacagaaacaatgactgtggcaataaaataatattccagcAATGACTTGTCCTGAAGGGACCTGAAACAGTTATGGACCCAggtaaataatacaaaagagCTTTTGTAAACACGATTACCACATTAATTAAGCACTCATATACATAACATATGgcacacaaaaatgtaaaaaaataaataaataaatttaagcaaaaataactgaaatatcAGACTTTCCAATCAGTGTATGTGTTAAATGATGAAAGCATAAGGGTTAACATATAGGGTTAACAAACAGTGCCatattaaatattgacaaattTTATAGATGCTTTACATATTCTTTAAGTAAAGAACCTCATGTTTGACAAGAACTGCATTGTAACAGGAGCCAAAACGATATTTAGAAACTAAAACCTTTTTCAGGGGCCGCTACACTTTAAGTCTATGATGGTTTGCATTTTGCCTCAGTTGCTCTCAGTTGCACCACATGATCAAACACATCCTCCTCaccaaaaatcaaacaaaggaAAACTCATACTTCTTTCACAAATAGATAATGCTTCTTTAGAGTATATACAGTCATCTATCACTTCTGAAATTTCGGACAAAGAGCATTAAGAATTTACctttagaaaaacattcttgaaacattttgattttcttcattaaaatttgcaaaataaaacaatccagCAATAAAATAGCTTATCAAATGCATAGCATTTTTCTCTTAGAAACAAATTGCACATCGGGCGCAATAAGAAGACAACAAAGTCTCTGTACAGATTAAACAGTTGTCATATCAGAACTTGATGCGTTTTCATAATGCAAAAAATAGCTTCTGCGAGCTTCACTCAGTGAAATGCTTAAaattcatcatcattatcatcctcatcatcatcatctttgtACAGACTCTGTGTTCTTCCAGGTCCAAGTGTGGCTAACAGAGTACAGtttcaatgttaaaaaaaataatattgaaaataatttccacATGGTGGATGTTTTGTTACGTGAGGAAGCTCTTAAATCACCCAGATGTCAAACTTAGAGAAGAGTTTGAAGACATAAGTGTGGAGGATGAAAAGTGAGAAATTAGATATGTATTAACTATTAGTGTCACAATCCAACTGAAATTTCCAtgcaataaaaaacttttttttttctctttttttatttttcccagcaTGAACTCAGTTCCCTAGAAAATTACACATCATTGTCTGGaaagaaaattgtttccaaCTAAGAAGGCCTGGAAGCAATATGAGAGATGAAATGTATGTAAAACTTAAGAAaaccaaactttgtttttctttcgtgttattttaacaataaGCCCATTACATAATTGCGATAGACTTTAAGGCTGTAGAGGTGATCACTCTTCGGACCACTGCTCACTTTCCCAGTATCATTTCTTGCACTGGCAGAGTCTGTTCTCGCAAGGCGCTATGGGAAATGGAGTCCCCCGGGGACCTAAGGCAGCTCTGGAAGAACTGGGCCGTCTCGTTGGCTTCTTCCTGCACGGGGCTCCCGAAGGCGCCGTCCGGCCCGCCCTCGTCGCTGCTCTGAGACGTCTGGCTGACGTAGACGACGATGACGTCACCGGTGACGTTCATCACCTGACCGCTTGAGATGAAGGTGGTGTTGTGGCTGCCAGAAACAAGACCTGAACAGTGAGGAGCAGAGGAAATGGTTGGGTTTACgacaaattgaaaaacaattttcatgTCAGgcgctggggaaaaaaaatttttaataaaacagacattttgtgtaaGATTTTGAACTTCATCCATGACGcaaagagatttattttgaagcaaagTGAACATATGTTGGCTAATCCTATGTGACTAAGACCCGTAGCCCAGTGGCAGAGTGGGTTCAATGACAATGCAAGATGGCCACAAAGAGGCCACTGGCAGCTGTGTCATTTCCTTCCAGCATATTTACAGTCTACAGAAAGTTTCACTTTAAGAAAATCTAGACATGAACAACAGGACTGTCAGAAAAGTTTAAGGATTTAGTAAGAAGgcaaaatgttgtttatgtttaattcAATGACAGAAGTTCTGCTTTGAATGTAACGACCAATTGTTCAACCTGGTGCACATTTTTCCATAAGCCTATTATGTAAAGTAGCAGATAATTGGGCATTTTTGTTGCTTAAGTCACATTTCTCCACATTGATCCCCTGCTTCCTATTTTCTCCCGCCTCCTGTCTGACTTTCCAGCCGACCCACCGTGACTCACAAGTCACGTCTCATCTGTTCCGatccagacacacacgcacacgcacacagaatCAGAGCAAATATCAGGAAAATCGCTCTAGGTAGTGTTTTTATACCCTCAAAGGGTAAACTTAACAGAACACCTAGCCATGTAAAAGTTTAGAGGACAAACACTGTCAGTCCCTCATTTAGAGAGAGTGTCTCTGTGTTCCCCGTCTCAAAGTCCTTTCCCGGAATACCAGTCTGAGAAAAAAGTGTCATTCAACCACAGCTTTCCAAACAAAGCTCAGTGGAATCTCACAGGCTTCTTGTGATTTACACTTTCCtaaatctgcttttttgttaccattttattttatagattaaATTGCATGTTGTCTCAATTGTAGCAGCTACATTTTATCTCAAAAGTAACTTTAAGCTGCAGAAAACCAACAGAGAGGAAACTCTGGACAACATCcttctgtttattatttggTTAAAAGATATTTCAAGCGCCCAGGTAAAACCGCTGCCTTCTCCTTAACCTTTAAATAGCATGCACGGGAAGTGGTATCCAATCAGCTGTCATTACAGCATGATGGGAACTCATGTTGATCAGTGggcatttaattaaaacaccGAGTCACCAGTGAGAGTCAAAAAAAAAGGGATGGTATTTCTGTGTTGGGAGGGTAAGGTTATAAACGTATTACTCAAGCTGTGCACATCTTGCTTCAATTAAAGCTGTGGTCACTTTGCGCAACCCTATGGAACTCTGGGTAAACAGGAGCTATTGTGCTGTAGatgcacacaaaaacacacacatagacagACCGAGCGGTGTTTGCTccagtgtggttctggtggttctcaAACGCAtcaaacacacacgcatatctttttcctgcttcctgtgTGGTCCCCCCCCGCCCCGTCCCCACAAAACAGAGCCCAATATCAGAACCgactttaataaaacatgcttCTTGGAAACAGTCGGACCTCTGATTCCTATTCCGACACCAAACCGCTGATGTAGGCTTCACGGTAAAAGACTCAACTACCAACGTGCCAGTCTAACCTGAACAGTGTACTTCTCAGACAGTTACAGATTTACTACCTGGATATTAATGTTTCCCTCTGCATTAGCAACACGTACCTCTAATGAGAGTGCAAGTTTTGGAAAGTTACATTAAAGACTTTTGACCAACCTTATCAAGATTATCCTGTTTTAAATTCAGGAACTTCATCCTCtgcgtgtttttgtttgtttgcttgtttcaatgttttcactGTATTGTAGCAGTTCAGTAAGAGTTATTTGAAGGTGGCTTCAAGCCAGCTGGTGAAATGCTCTGTTGTCATGCCAAAAAAAATGGTATAAAGAGACACtgacatgaaaaacaaattataagcgaaatttgttttatttccatcccCTCCAAGAAACTCCAATCAGCAagtttgctatcgtgacaggcccaGGTTTAAGAGTTTTTGAGACCCAACAGAAACTATAACGAGATTTTTTCTGACAATATATGTAGTCTGTCCACATTACAAAGAGGActgcataagaaaaaaaaacattaggcATTCTTATGCTGAATTTGGACAGTATATTTTGCCAATTggagaaatttaaaatttattgagcACACCTGTGGTATATACTTAACGGCTGCAAATTTCAATATTAAAGTTTTCAAAGTCCGTGTGAGGGCAGTGGAGAAcggtaaaacaaacaaaccaaaaaaaataaatataaagatcAAGATCAATATCATCATAACTATTTTCAACAAGAATATCACAATCGAATATTGTGCTCACATTGTACAGGTGCAATTAAATGTATCACACAATGACATATTTTATAATCATTCTTAACTAaccaaaactatatttttttttaaattggcccTGCCATAAAACTATTCCCTGGTGTATTCCGTACCTGAGGTAGGAGTCGGTTCAGCCAGCTCACTGTGGAGACTCTCAGGCGAGCACTCCACTTCCGACTCCTCCAAAGAGGTCTTGTTCTCTCTGCTGGCCCCGCAGGAACCTCCCTGCCCTGGCTCCGGTCTGGAGGCCTCTTGGGGCTTGTCCAGGTACAGTTCGCCAGCAGATGTGGACATCATCACAGCACTGACCAGGGTCATAGCGGAGGCTGCATTGTTTCTAGTTGAGTCAGATTCTGTGCTTGCCAGTCTACATAATTCGTCCTGTTTTATCAAGGACTTGTCAGACAGGGTGGACCTTAGCTGCGGCGTCGCCAGAGCCTGGGACAACGGCAGGCAGAGTTCAGGAAGGGGATTGGATGGAGGAGCCGGAGAGGGAGAGTGGATGAGGGGAGGGCAAACTGAGACAAGTGATCTAACACACATCTCACTCGTGGAGGAGCCCGTCTTTTCCTGATCGACCCTTTCCTCAGGTATTCGATTGTCCCTTTTATCCTCTTTTCGGTTTTCCTCTCCATCCCTTTTACCTTCGAGGCCCCCGCATGAGCATGTTCCCGATGTCCCCGGAATAACCGCCTGGCTACAGTCTTCATTCTCTCCCACTTCGAGTGGCTCGCGAACAAGACTGACGCACACACAGGAACCTGCCAAAAGTGGAGACGCATTAACAACCTCCTCCTCTGACAGTTCCTCTGGTTCTCCGGAACCTTGGCTCTCGGTCTCGGTCACCATCTTATCCCTAGCCCCTTCTTTTTCGGCCATTCCCTCTGCGAAGGGCAGAGAGATCCTGACGCAGGGAACAGACACTGGGAAGGTGGATGGGGGGTCAAACTCTGGATTGTGAGAAGCTTGGCAGATGAGTTTGGTCATCTCACACGGTGTGCATTTGGAGCCAGCGACTTCTGGTATTCCTCCTCCTTCAGCTCCACTGCGGTAAAGAGGGGCCAAAGTTTCctagagtaaaacaaaaagggaaagaTGAAACTGAAATCAAGTCTATTTCTTCAGAAAAAGTAGTGTATGTCAaaactttgtgtgtttctttttcatgctTGAAGtattttcaatgtattttattgaggtTTTATGTAAGCAAACAGTGCAAAGTAGCCCTTAATTGTAATTTGGTGGGAGAAACCTACAGGAGTGTTTcaagcatttgtattcagcatgTGGTGGAAATCTATTCGTGTGtaaaaatggcctagtcaaagtataGGCATGAATTCCACTGAGAATCTGAAGAGCACGTATAATTTCCTTTCACTTTAGAATTATGTCCAGCACATAAACATTCAGAAGTGtgtgagaaaaatgtaaaaaaaagattaaatactAGTTACCTGTTGGATCCTGCTCCTCTTCAGATTCTGGACACAGGAGCGGAGATTAACTAAAAATATGTAACACAACATACAGTGTTACATATTAAACTGCTGAGCAGAAATGTTCCTTTGTTTGTCACATGTAAATTCTGACTGAACATGGTCAACACCGAGAAAAGAATTAAGCATAAGTCAAGAAGAAATGGTCAAggaatttagaaaattaattttgactTACCAGAAAGTAACTTGAGTTTGTCCTTGtaacagaaaagcagcagaatgagGAGACACAGAACGGTAATCACTGACAGCAATGGAACTATAAACCAGGAAGGTGCTGGCTCTGTAACAACAGTTATATGAGATTACTTTGGTGGGCTGCATCTTGTTATGaagtacacataaaaaaaaacaaaaaaacaatcacaaatgtCCAAAACACATGTCTTCAAAATCCTTTGcgtatttaaactttaaaagtgacagaaacatTCATTTGTTAAGCACACAGTAAACTACATGGTGACAGCCTGCAGTGGCTGACTTACCAAAGCTAAGTGGTCCACACACAGCATCGGCCTGAGCGCTGCCTGGTTGCATCTCACTCTTGCCCTCAGCCTTACATCTGggagaagaagacaaaaaaataaaataaaaataacatttcagctAAATGCACTGTAAACATAGTTGCCACACTTTAGGTATTTAGATATTAGGTCAAAATATGAAGAATGTTTGTAAAATACTTGTAGAAATACACGTAAAAGTCACCTTAAGCACATTTTTCATAGATATAAATCTAACGGAAAACTACAGGATGTTTTTACAACTAGATATGCAACGAGATGTGTGTCAtcgagtgaaaaacaaaaaaaaaaaagatttcaaggTTGGATCTGGGGCAAGTGGCTACACAGAGTAGGTGAAATTACAAGAAGGAACTCAGATCTGGACAGAGGTTGATGATTCTAATAGCTAATGGTACAGAGAGCTGCACCAGTGCATTTATTGTCCACAGAATGTCACGGTATTCCAGGGAATTCCTTACTTGGTCCACTCTTTGCATTGTTCCTGATCTTCCTTAGCAGAGTAGAAGCCGTTCTTACATGCAACACaagttttccttccattttttgACGCTGGTGAAGAAAAGACAAACTTACACACACATTCGCGATCATCATATATCAGTGGTGTACAGCCATCCGTAATAGCTTGACATGCATGGATGTGTTTTCTGTTAAACTGTCTCACCAGCTTCTTCCTCCAGTCCGGAACCAGGCCCACAGGTGGGTATCTTCTCACAGAATTCGCAGTTGATGAGCGAACACTGGAAACCAGACTTGCATTGACACTGTTCTTCTCTCTTCAAGTCTCCACTATGAgcatttcttttcataaatCCCTTACCTACAGGTCAAAGAAGTGAGCAGGTTAGTAAAGACACAGACACTTTCTTCAGAAtcttgccatttttttttcttgttgtttgctttttgtaaaaAGCCGCAGTTGCTGACCCTCATCACAGAACTTCTTTTTGATACAGTTTATGTCTGCCGTCCAGCCAGGCTGATAGGTATCTCGACTGCAGTCTACGCATACGGTGTCTTGGGAGTCATTGCAGTGAGAAAACACACGCTGACCTAGAGAAAAGGCAGCCagacggacacagaaaagatgaaaactaCACGTGCATGATTACAGTAAGCAcctaaaagctgcaggaggaaaataaCTTGGATATGtatgaaatgtaaaacttctttcctctttttttttttttttttttttttttttgtagttgctACTTTTAGCATTAAAATTCAGCTATAATTTGTGTGTGACTGCTTGTGAGAACATTTGTCGAAGCTATTTTCAGCCAAATGTTGCGTTTTTAAACATCCTTCCTCTTTTGACATGACTTtacaaataatatataaaaaaagaactttgcTTCCTGATTATTCCATTGAGAAAACCATCTGTAACACTTCCCTCCACTTTTAGGTGTCTTATTACTATGTGTGCATACATGAACTTCTTGTTACCTGGTGGACACTTTTTGCAACACGTGGACCCGTTGAAGTAGTAATTTTCTTTGCACTGGGCCGATTTAGAGATTgcatcctgaaagaaaaaatatataattttactgtatttgtaCTGGGCGGATGAGGCTTATAAATCTATATAACTGGTTTATAATTTTTGAGATCTTTTTCCAATATTCCGACCAgctcttaaatgtaaaaaaaaaacaacaacaaaaaaaatcaacaggatTTTGTGATCTAAGAGGATTGTTGGGCTATTTCCAAAACATGCTCAGGAATATTTGCACCCTCTCAGAAAACCTTACCAGAGCCACATTTAACCTTTAAAGCAGCAAATGAAGCTCTAATTAGACAGTGCTCAAACTCTtgcaaaatgctgcaaaagTACGCCACTTAGTCTAACACACATGCTGCACACACCCTCGCATCTCTCCAAACCTGTGGCTAGTGAACTCCTCACCACACTGCTGAATTAGAGAATCTGGCTGTTATGACAGAGGTGATGCCAAAGCCACAAACTCTATatataaatgtagaaaaatataagCTACGGGACTGACTGCACTTTGAACTGCGACCAACTGTCTTCAGGTTCTCGTTATGCCGTTTTCAATTGAAGTTTCCCATGAAAATATGCAGCTATTTATGTTGTGGTTTGCACTGTAAATAAAGGCTGAGGCTCTATTTACCACATAATTTACCACACAGGTAATATTAAGGAAATTAGGAATGACATATTATCCATTAAAACCACTACATTTGATTGAATAATTGTAGTTTTTACAACATCGTTAACTAATTTACATCTAAAAATCTGATGGTAATGTAActgaatttttggttttctttactATTATTTATATTGATTGTGCTTGGTACAGCTGACATGTTTGATGGTATTTTTTTCCTggcagatttcttctgtttttcttttttgtctggCTTAAATGTTCCAGGtgttcaaactaattttaacatctgacaaaaacagcttaagtgaataaaaaagtagttttcaaatgatgattgcATTTATGTCTTATAGCGCCAAATTTGGCTGCAGTAAcaatgtttgaatgtttgacCCTCTTAAGGTCACGGCATCTCTAACAAATACATGtcctgactttgactaggccaatttatcacacttgttttcttttgaatttttgtttttcccttaaTTATGGAAAGTTATCCAGGTGGTCTCAGACAATCACACCAtaaccaccatgtttgactggtgaaattattatttttggtctaaAATGCTGCGTTTAAGccagattttacttttaaaaaaataaaaaaataaaatcaacattttggtgtgagaagacaggaaaaaaagagaagaaatctgtgtgaggaaaatacaaaacatttccattgcATATAGGCTGTATTACAAGTGAACATATAAACTcagcaaaagtttaaaaatgtcttaaaaccTTGTTAAATTCGCCTGCATTAGAGCACATTCAATCATCTGACACTTTAATCAAGCAAAGATGCAACAGCAGCGTGACATTTGGTTTTTCTAAGAATGAATCAAAAACTTTTTGCATCTTCCATCAGTTTTTCTCACCACACCTCTATGTTAAACAGTGTTTAGTCTCCATGTCTGTCTGTGCAGCCTGAGGCGACGGCGGTTCAACAAGAACACTGGCTCACATTTAACGACCTCCTCTCAGACGCACACAGCGGCCAACCTTTGTTTTATATTCTAACCAAAGGGATAATGATGCACAGCACTCATAGCTCGCACCACAGAGCTAATAAAGACCATGTGCTGCAGTAAACTGAATTGTTATTTCCTTTCACCCacttatccatccatccatccatccatccatccatccatccacctatccatccatccagttttAGTCTCTACATCTCGTTCAGGATCTACAGGAAGTGAGGTTCggaactgtgtttttgttagtcCGATATGTAAATAGAGGATCTTGGCTACGTGTGCAATGTGTTTTGGCtaactaaatataaatgtaaagaaaaaacagctgaCCCACCCTATAAGATTATAGGTTGTCATACTGGTGAAAATGGAATCTCTGACCACAAACCTAACTTTATTTGCCGTATGTCCTCAAATCTATCATTACAAAtgcatgccttttttttttgtaaaaacaaaatatgggAAGAACGGAAAGGGGGAAATAGTCAAATGAGAAGGATTAAAATTAGACAGTCCTAAATgaagtgaggggaaaaaaaggacaaagaggCATTCAGAGTTCAGTAAAACCCCTATTTCCATCAACTTTTTCCTAACTAGTTTGCTTATctttcaaaacatcttttacTACTCGCGTAATCCCGTCAAACACAGTTGTGAGTCAGGCTGCGATCCATTTGCCTCCAGAGGACGGGAGAATTTGCATAA
Coding sequences within:
- the tnfrsf11a gene encoding tumor necrosis factor receptor superfamily member 11A yields the protein MRWIFRGWITFVLVTFSAQDAISKSAQCKENYYFNGSTCCKKCPPGQRVFSHCNDSQDTVCVDCSRDTYQPGWTADINCIKKKFCDEGKGFMKRNAHSGDLKREEQCQCKSGFQCSLINCEFCEKIPTCGPGSGLEEEAASKNGRKTCVACKNGFYSAKEDQEQCKEWTKCKAEGKSEMQPGSAQADAVCGPLSFEPAPSWFIVPLLSVITVLCLLILLLFCYKDKLKLLSVNLRSCVQNLKRSRIQQETLAPLYRSGAEGGGIPEVAGSKCTPCEMTKLICQASHNPEFDPPSTFPVSVPCVRISLPFAEGMAEKEGARDKMVTETESQGSGEPEELSEEEVVNASPLLAGSCVCVSLVREPLEVGENEDCSQAVIPGTSGTCSCGGLEGKRDGEENRKEDKRDNRIPEERVDQEKTGSSTSEMCVRSLVSVCPPLIHSPSPAPPSNPLPELCLPLSQALATPQLRSTLSDKSLIKQDELCRLASTESDSTRNNAASAMTLVSAVMMSTSAGELYLDKPQEASRPEPGQGGSCGASRENKTSLEESEVECSPESLHSELAEPTPTSGLVSGSHNTTFISSGQVMNVTGDVIVVYVSQTSQSSDEGGPDGAFGSPVQEEANETAQFFQSCLRSPGDSISHSALREQTLPVQEMILGK